The Zobellia alginiliquefaciens genome contains a region encoding:
- a CDS encoding peroxiredoxin yields MAFVGKKFPNLNVNAMNDLGDTFQLNVLEEAQKNNKKVVLFWYPKDFTFVCPTELHAFQAALGEFEKRNTLVIGASCDTAEVHFAWLSTDKDNGGIEGVTYPLLADSNRNLASTLGILDITNEQYNEETGVVTVEGDNVTYRATYLIDEEGTVFHEGINHMPLGRNVNEYLRLIDAYTHVQEKGEVCPANWEEGKDAMTADRKGVASYLSAHAN; encoded by the coding sequence ATGGCTTTTGTAGGTAAAAAATTCCCCAACTTGAATGTAAACGCAATGAATGATTTAGGCGATACATTCCAATTGAACGTTTTAGAAGAAGCTCAAAAAAATAATAAGAAAGTTGTTCTTTTCTGGTACCCTAAAGATTTCACTTTTGTATGTCCAACTGAATTACATGCATTCCAAGCGGCTTTAGGCGAATTCGAAAAAAGAAACACATTGGTAATTGGTGCATCTTGTGACACGGCAGAAGTACACTTTGCATGGTTAAGTACCGATAAAGACAATGGTGGTATTGAAGGTGTTACCTACCCATTATTGGCAGATAGCAACCGGAACCTTGCCTCTACTTTAGGCATCCTAGATATTACCAACGAGCAGTACAATGAAGAAACTGGTGTTGTTACTGTTGAAGGTGACAATGTAACTTACCGTGCTACTTACCTTATTGATGAAGAAGGTACTGTATTCCACGAAGGCATCAACCACATGCCATTAGGTAGAAACGTAAACGAATATTTACGTCTTATTGATGCGTACACCCACGTACAGGAAAAAGGAGAAGTTTGTCCTGCAAACTGGGAAGAAGGAAAAGATGCAATGACTGCAGATAGAAAAGGTGTTGCAAGTTACCTTTCTGCACACGCTAATTAA